One window of Halopseudomonas maritima genomic DNA carries:
- a CDS encoding DUF1329 domain-containing protein — protein MQKTLIGAGGLAFSLLATGVMAQSLTQAEIDSLGTTLTPIGAQKEGNAAGTIPEWTGGLPTDAGQSLPNNFLESPYKDDQPEFVITAQNYQQYKDNLTPGQIALFERYPETFKMPVYKTERSVGFPQSVYDQVKATAGQGKLVNGGDGISGFAHGSFAFPIPKSGAEVVWNHNTRYRLNIHRWYMQAMPQTNGSFTLIKMEEEVGYPEQMSDVDASSMPNTLLFFKQRVNAPARLAGNVLLVHDSLDQLKEPRMAWVYNAGQRRVRRAPQVAYDGPGTASDGMRTSDNFSMYNGAPDRYNWTLVGKKEIYIPYNSGKLTEPGVKYDDVLQAGHINPDFTRFELHRVWEVQGNVKDGQRHIYAQRNFFVDEDSWMISLADHYDGRGTLWRVGEGHIGFNYQQKIPGYSIETLYDLLAGRYIALGMYTEENSAPQYDFDPSYNQFTPAALRASGVR, from the coding sequence ATGCAAAAAACTCTCATCGGCGCCGGTGGTCTGGCGTTCAGCCTGCTGGCAACGGGTGTCATGGCTCAAAGCCTGACGCAGGCTGAAATCGACTCTCTGGGTACCACCCTGACCCCGATCGGTGCTCAGAAAGAAGGTAACGCAGCTGGCACCATCCCCGAGTGGACCGGTGGCCTGCCGACTGACGCTGGTCAGTCGCTGCCGAACAACTTTCTGGAAAGCCCGTACAAGGACGACCAGCCCGAGTTCGTCATTACTGCTCAGAACTACCAGCAGTATAAAGACAACCTGACCCCTGGCCAGATCGCGTTGTTCGAGCGCTATCCGGAAACCTTCAAGATGCCGGTCTACAAGACCGAGCGTAGCGTCGGCTTCCCGCAGTCTGTTTATGACCAGGTCAAGGCGACTGCCGGTCAGGGCAAGCTGGTCAACGGCGGTGACGGTATCTCCGGCTTTGCCCACGGCTCTTTTGCCTTCCCGATTCCGAAGTCTGGTGCTGAGGTGGTCTGGAACCACAACACCCGCTACCGCCTGAACATCCACCGCTGGTACATGCAGGCCATGCCGCAAACCAACGGCTCGTTCACGCTGATCAAGATGGAAGAAGAGGTTGGTTATCCGGAGCAGATGTCCGACGTAGACGCCTCGAGCATGCCCAACACCCTGCTGTTCTTCAAGCAGCGTGTAAACGCACCGGCGCGTCTGGCGGGTAACGTACTGCTGGTACACGATAGTCTGGATCAGCTGAAAGAGCCGCGCATGGCGTGGGTTTACAACGCCGGTCAGCGCCGTGTACGTCGCGCTCCGCAGGTTGCCTACGACGGCCCGGGTACCGCCTCTGACGGTATGCGTACTTCTGACAACTTCTCCATGTATAACGGTGCGCCTGACCGTTACAACTGGACCCTGGTTGGCAAGAAGGAAATCTACATCCCGTACAACAGCGGCAAGCTGACCGAGCCGGGCGTGAAGTATGACGATGTGCTGCAAGCTGGTCACATCAACCCCGACTTCACCCGCTTCGAACTGCACCGTGTGTGGGAAGTGCAGGGTAACGTCAAGGATGGTCAACGCCACATTTACGCACAGCGTAACTTCTTTGTGGACGAAGACTCCTGGATGATCTCGCTGGCAGACCACTACGACGGTCGCGGCACTCTGTGGCGTGTAGGTGAAGGCCACATCGGCTTCAACTATCAGCAGAAGATTCCGGGCTACTCCATCGAGACCCTGTATGACCTGCTGGCTGGTCGCTACATCGCTCTGGGTATGTACACCGAAGAAAACTCTGCTCCGCAGTATGACTTCGACCCGAGCTACAACCAGTTCACCCCGGCGGCACTGCGCGCCTCGGGCGTTCGCTGA
- a CDS encoding AraC family transcriptional regulator, producing the protein MNERCFWAQGIAQGLELYGKSLRDLPSDLRQHCKAADLSQNHISQSDINRLWNAAARLSQDDCFGLRMGRHYQSNTLSLLTLAAASSETLGDAIQRVIRFMPVFSSQVQLYSVEDDQYLTLYFQPRGNPHPLHMEAVMSQCNKIWEGLGIGKASLMLEARLLSDHERNRDMCESLLGNRVRLGAKRPSFRISRQLLRTPLPLADAFLRKRLDSSLEDMLSDLPNVDFAEQVKQRIRVLVAEREVSEELVATPFNMSPRHLRRKLSEVQTTYEKLLDEVRMELAMRLIREGKLNLGRIAFELGFLDPSSFTRAFRRWTGMSPTNFRSQGNQNAIPS; encoded by the coding sequence GTGAACGAACGTTGTTTTTGGGCCCAGGGTATTGCCCAGGGGCTGGAACTCTATGGCAAATCCCTGCGCGACCTGCCCAGCGACCTGCGCCAGCACTGCAAGGCTGCAGACCTGAGCCAAAACCACATCAGTCAGAGTGATATCAACCGCCTTTGGAACGCTGCCGCCCGGCTGTCCCAGGACGATTGCTTTGGCCTGCGAATGGGCCGTCACTATCAGTCCAACACTCTGTCACTGCTGACCCTGGCGGCCGCCTCAAGCGAAACCCTCGGCGACGCTATACAGCGCGTTATTCGCTTTATGCCGGTATTCAGCAGCCAGGTGCAGCTGTACTCGGTTGAAGATGACCAATACCTCACCCTCTACTTTCAGCCTCGCGGCAACCCGCATCCGCTGCACATGGAAGCGGTGATGAGTCAGTGCAACAAGATTTGGGAAGGGCTTGGCATAGGCAAGGCATCGCTGATGCTCGAAGCTCGCCTACTCAGTGATCACGAACGCAACCGAGACATGTGCGAGAGCCTGCTGGGAAACCGCGTGCGCCTGGGTGCCAAGCGGCCGTCCTTTCGCATCAGCCGGCAACTACTCCGAACCCCCCTGCCCCTCGCTGATGCGTTTTTGCGCAAGCGGCTGGACAGCTCGCTGGAAGACATGCTCAGCGATTTACCCAACGTCGACTTTGCCGAGCAGGTCAAACAACGCATTCGAGTACTGGTTGCCGAGCGCGAAGTATCAGAGGAGCTGGTAGCTACGCCTTTCAATATGAGTCCGCGCCATCTGCGCCGCAAACTCAGCGAAGTACAAACAACCTATGAGAAGCTGCTCGATGAAGTGCGCATGGAGTTGGCCATGCGACTGATTCGTGAGGGCAAGCTCAACCTGGGGCGTATTGCATTCGAACTCGGCTTTCTGGACCCCAGCAGCTTCACCCGCGCCTTCCGCCGCTGGACCGGGATGAGCCCGACCAACTTTCGCAGCCAGGGCAACCAGAACGCAATCCCCTCCTGA
- a CDS encoding DUF1302 domain-containing protein, whose protein sequence is MHAWSLAALPLAIGLASFSGSAGAVNFNIGDVEAQLDSTLSVGVSISTQNADKRFIHAASGGEAAARTSDDGRQNYSSGDAFSKIFRGVHDLELRYGDSGAFIRGKYWYDFETKDGDQEFYNIDDSGRPPLVKGAGVALLDAFVYHNYFIGNNPGNIRLGRQVVSWGESTFIQNSINSINPIDVAAFRRPGAEIKEGLLPVEMLYLSQGLTENLSLEAFYQLKWHPYAIDNCGTFFGADTLATGCVDRLVVGGADAPQGDPTLNGRITVRAQKDVEAKDDGQFGVALRWFVPELNDSEFGFYAMNYHSRTPIYSNFAGPQAGLGGLAGGAGYFFEYPEDIRLYGLSFQTSVAGTSLGGEVSYRPNMPMQITTGSVSVAGLTSNGSWIGRDDVYAAGDYVQGYDRKGMFQAQVTAIRFIERVLGASRLALVGEVGYNHIEGIGSDPGDTFYGRDSLFGQSPLANGTCPLSQGVGRGASWCETDGFYTSDSWGYRMRASLDYSNVFAGINLKPTVSWSHDVEGYGPNFNEDAKAVSLALNADYANKYNASVSYTNFFDGKYNTAVDRDFAAVSFSVSF, encoded by the coding sequence ATGCATGCTTGGTCTCTGGCCGCTTTGCCGCTGGCAATCGGCCTGGCCAGTTTCTCTGGATCGGCAGGGGCGGTTAACTTCAATATCGGTGACGTTGAGGCGCAGCTGGATTCAACGTTGTCCGTCGGGGTGAGTATTTCTACCCAGAACGCAGACAAACGCTTTATTCATGCAGCTTCTGGTGGTGAAGCTGCTGCTCGTACATCTGACGACGGCCGCCAGAACTATAGCTCTGGAGATGCTTTTTCCAAAATCTTCCGCGGTGTCCACGATCTTGAATTGCGCTATGGCGATTCCGGCGCATTCATCCGCGGCAAATACTGGTACGACTTTGAAACCAAGGACGGCGACCAGGAGTTCTATAACATTGATGACTCCGGCCGTCCGCCACTGGTTAAGGGCGCAGGCGTAGCGCTGCTTGATGCCTTTGTCTATCACAACTACTTCATTGGCAATAACCCGGGTAACATCCGCCTGGGTCGTCAGGTGGTGAGCTGGGGGGAGTCGACTTTTATTCAGAACTCCATCAACTCCATCAACCCGATCGACGTGGCTGCTTTCCGCCGTCCGGGCGCCGAGATCAAAGAGGGTCTGCTGCCAGTCGAGATGCTTTATCTGTCTCAGGGCCTGACCGAAAACCTGAGTCTGGAAGCCTTCTATCAGCTGAAATGGCACCCGTACGCGATCGATAACTGCGGCACCTTCTTCGGTGCTGACACCTTGGCCACTGGCTGTGTTGACCGTCTGGTAGTTGGCGGTGCCGATGCACCGCAGGGTGATCCGACGCTGAACGGTCGTATTACCGTTCGCGCCCAGAAAGACGTTGAAGCTAAGGACGATGGCCAGTTTGGCGTGGCGCTGCGCTGGTTTGTGCCGGAGCTAAACGATTCCGAGTTTGGTTTCTATGCAATGAATTACCACAGCCGGACACCCATCTACAGCAACTTCGCTGGCCCGCAGGCGGGCTTGGGCGGCCTGGCAGGTGGCGCGGGTTACTTCTTCGAGTATCCTGAGGATATTCGCCTCTATGGCCTGAGCTTCCAGACCAGTGTCGCCGGCACTTCGCTTGGCGGTGAAGTCAGCTACCGGCCCAATATGCCGATGCAGATCACAACAGGTAGTGTGAGTGTTGCTGGTTTGACAAGCAATGGCTCATGGATCGGTCGTGATGATGTCTATGCCGCCGGCGATTACGTTCAAGGTTATGACCGCAAGGGAATGTTCCAAGCGCAAGTTACCGCGATTCGCTTCATTGAGCGCGTCCTGGGTGCCAGCCGGTTGGCGTTGGTGGGTGAGGTTGGCTACAACCACATCGAAGGCATCGGCAGTGATCCGGGCGACACTTTCTACGGCCGCGACTCGCTGTTCGGTCAGAGCCCTCTCGCTAACGGTACCTGCCCGCTGTCTCAAGGTGTTGGCCGCGGCGCCAGCTGGTGTGAAACCGATGGCTTCTATACCAGCGACTCTTGGGGTTACCGTATGCGTGCGTCGCTGGACTATAGCAACGTCTTTGCTGGTATCAACCTTAAGCCGACCGTGTCCTGGTCGCACGATGTTGAAGGTTACGGCCCCAACTTCAACGAAGATGCCAAGGCCGTTAGTCTGGCTCTCAATGCAGATTACGCGAACAAGTACAACGCCAGCGTCAGCTACACCAATTTCTTTGATGGCAAGTACAACACCGCGGTTGACCGCGACTTCGCGGCTGTCAGCTTCAGCGTAAGCTTCTGA